A stretch of Usitatibacter palustris DNA encodes these proteins:
- a CDS encoding queuosine precursor transporter — translation MKTPEAAAPPRQYKYFEFVMVAFVTILVCSNLIGPAKASQLDLPLVGVITFGAGVLFFPISYVFGDILTEVYGYKRSRRVIWAGFAALAFASFMAWVVVSLPPAPFWKNQAAYEVAFGNAWRVALASMFAYMCGEFVNSFTLAKMKILTAGKWLWSRTIGSTIVGEAVDSALFYPLAFWGTGIIPDDKLPLVMASQFVTKVAVEVVFTPATYAIVKFLKRAEGEDYYDRETNFTPFSLKV, via the coding sequence ATGAAAACTCCAGAAGCCGCTGCACCGCCACGCCAGTACAAGTACTTCGAGTTCGTGATGGTGGCGTTCGTCACCATCCTCGTCTGCTCCAACCTGATCGGCCCGGCGAAGGCCTCGCAGCTCGACCTGCCATTGGTCGGCGTGATCACGTTCGGCGCGGGCGTGCTGTTCTTCCCGATCTCGTACGTGTTCGGCGACATCCTCACCGAGGTGTACGGCTACAAGCGCTCGCGCCGCGTCATCTGGGCGGGCTTCGCCGCGCTCGCGTTCGCGTCGTTCATGGCCTGGGTGGTGGTCTCGCTGCCGCCCGCGCCGTTCTGGAAGAACCAGGCGGCCTACGAGGTGGCCTTCGGCAACGCCTGGCGCGTCGCACTCGCCTCGATGTTTGCCTACATGTGCGGGGAGTTCGTGAACTCGTTCACGCTCGCGAAGATGAAGATCCTCACCGCGGGCAAGTGGCTCTGGTCACGCACCATCGGCTCGACGATCGTCGGCGAGGCGGTGGATTCGGCGCTGTTCTATCCGCTCGCCTTCTGGGGCACCGGCATCATTCCCGACGACAAGCTGCCGCTGGTGATGGCGTCGCAGTTCGTCACGAAAGTGGCCGTCGAGGTCGTCTTCACGCCCGCGACCTACGCCATCGTGAAGTTCCTGAAGCGCGCCGAGGGCGAGGACTACTACGACCGCGAGACCAACTTCACGCCGTTCTCGCTGAAGGTGTGA
- a CDS encoding patatin-like phospholipase family protein — protein sequence MKSPSAARRVAALALLALCAATALAQTPPPARPKIGLVLGGGGARGSAHMGILEVLEENRIVVDCVAGTSMGALVAGAYVAGVAPAEMKELIRKTDWAAIFDDSAGRDLVNLRRKQLDDRFFSGLEFGVGKDGMRYREGAIAGEKIKLFFNQLVRVDLGERSIEELPLPLTLIATDIGTGERVAIRSGNLTSAMRASMSVPGALAPVTREGRKLVDGGLVDNVPIGEVRERCNADVVIAVNVGSPMMKPDEVTGVLSVVGQMVNLLAEQNVARSLELLRPQDIYIRPELGDLTAADFGRQMEGAEMGRKAALQVIDRLKKLSSPPHVYRDWRASVRFTAPAQSPTIDEVQIGDTRFVNPDSIKAGVRSEVGKPLDAKALAHDLVWVYSQGDLQGLDYSVARERDKTILRITPVEKPWGPDYVRFGLNFASDFESEADYNIRALYRQTWLNKLGGEWLVGAQLGSEQLLATELYQPLDYRQLTFVRPYVSTQMSKFGLYLDGDRVAEYRTRESHIGLDAGVNLGIYGQAKAGYIWRKGKSKLDTGLSIFPNVGEDVSGIMASVNLDTQDQAFFPTRGYRATLDYFNARKTAVNGVEDDDFKPYWRTEGGGEIALSKGDFTLVAAAQAGKVSSSDVPLSDIFTLGGPRRLSGFANGQILGSEYTYGRLEGQWRLTKPMPLIGLNLIAGAMIEAGRMKDPINEPNLKGWQNSFGAYIAANTFFGPVYLGYGDSTNGKSRIYLFIGTP from the coding sequence GTGAAATCGCCCTCCGCCGCCCGGCGCGTCGCCGCGCTGGCACTGCTTGCCCTGTGCGCCGCAACCGCGCTCGCGCAAACCCCTCCGCCCGCCCGTCCGAAGATCGGCCTCGTGCTCGGTGGAGGCGGCGCCCGCGGCTCCGCGCACATGGGCATCCTCGAGGTGCTCGAGGAGAACCGCATCGTGGTCGATTGCGTCGCCGGCACCAGCATGGGGGCGCTCGTGGCGGGCGCGTACGTGGCCGGTGTTGCGCCTGCCGAGATGAAGGAGCTCATCCGCAAGACCGACTGGGCCGCGATCTTCGACGACAGCGCCGGGCGCGACCTCGTGAACCTGCGCAGGAAGCAGCTCGACGACCGCTTCTTCTCGGGACTGGAATTCGGCGTGGGCAAGGACGGCATGCGCTACCGCGAAGGCGCGATCGCCGGCGAGAAGATCAAGCTCTTCTTCAACCAGCTCGTCCGCGTGGATCTGGGCGAGCGCTCCATCGAAGAGCTGCCGCTGCCGCTCACGCTGATCGCGACCGACATCGGCACGGGCGAGCGCGTGGCGATTCGCTCCGGGAACCTCACCTCGGCCATGCGCGCGAGCATGTCGGTGCCCGGTGCGCTGGCCCCCGTGACGCGCGAAGGCCGCAAGCTCGTCGACGGCGGGCTCGTGGACAACGTACCCATCGGCGAAGTACGCGAGCGCTGCAACGCCGACGTAGTGATCGCCGTGAACGTGGGCTCGCCGATGATGAAGCCCGACGAAGTGACCGGCGTGCTGAGCGTGGTGGGGCAGATGGTGAACCTGCTCGCCGAGCAGAACGTCGCCCGTTCGCTCGAGCTGCTGCGCCCGCAGGACATCTACATCCGTCCCGAGCTCGGCGACCTCACGGCCGCGGACTTCGGCCGCCAGATGGAAGGTGCGGAGATGGGGCGCAAGGCCGCCCTGCAGGTCATCGACCGCCTGAAGAAACTTTCCTCGCCGCCGCACGTGTATCGCGATTGGCGCGCGAGCGTGCGCTTCACGGCGCCGGCGCAGTCGCCGACGATCGACGAAGTCCAGATCGGCGACACGCGCTTCGTGAACCCGGATTCCATCAAGGCGGGTGTGCGCTCGGAAGTCGGCAAGCCGCTCGATGCGAAGGCGCTTGCCCATGACCTCGTGTGGGTCTACAGCCAGGGCGACTTGCAGGGCCTCGACTACTCCGTAGCGCGCGAGCGCGACAAGACGATCCTGCGCATCACGCCCGTGGAGAAACCGTGGGGTCCGGACTACGTGCGCTTCGGCCTCAACTTCGCCTCCGACTTCGAGAGCGAGGCCGACTACAACATCCGCGCCCTCTACCGTCAGACCTGGCTCAACAAGCTGGGCGGCGAGTGGCTCGTGGGCGCGCAGCTGGGCAGCGAGCAGCTCCTGGCCACCGAGCTGTACCAGCCGCTCGACTACCGGCAGCTCACGTTCGTGCGGCCCTACGTGAGCACGCAGATGTCCAAGTTCGGCCTCTACCTCGACGGCGATCGCGTGGCCGAATACCGGACCCGCGAATCGCACATCGGTCTGGACGCCGGGGTGAACCTGGGCATCTACGGGCAGGCGAAGGCGGGCTACATCTGGCGCAAGGGGAAGTCGAAGCTCGACACGGGCCTCTCGATCTTCCCGAACGTGGGCGAGGACGTGAGCGGCATCATGGCGAGCGTCAATCTCGACACGCAGGACCAGGCGTTCTTCCCGACGCGCGGCTATCGCGCCACGCTCGATTACTTCAACGCGCGCAAGACGGCCGTGAACGGCGTCGAGGACGACGACTTCAAGCCCTACTGGCGCACCGAGGGCGGCGGGGAGATTGCCCTCAGCAAGGGCGACTTCACGCTCGTCGCCGCGGCCCAGGCCGGCAAGGTCTCTTCCTCCGACGTTCCGTTGAGCGACATCTTCACGCTGGGCGGGCCGCGCCGTCTCTCGGGGTTCGCCAACGGCCAGATCCTGGGCTCGGAGTACACCTACGGACGCCTCGAAGGACAGTGGCGCCTCACCAAGCCGATGCCGCTGATCGGCCTCAACCTGATCGCCGGCGCGATGATCGAAGCGGGGCGGATGAAGGATCCGATCAACGAGCCGAACCTGAAGGGCTGGCAGAACTCGTTCGGCGCATACATCGCGGCCAATACATTCTTCGGTCCGGTGTACCTCGGTTACGGCGACTCCACCAACGGCAAGAGCCGGATCTACCTGTTCATCGGAACGCCGTAA
- a CDS encoding DUF7577 domain-containing protein has product MIDDYLKLNANASPWNCDACGEENPGSFELCWSCGK; this is encoded by the coding sequence ATGATCGACGATTACCTCAAGCTGAACGCCAACGCATCGCCGTGGAATTGCGACGCGTGCGGCGAGGAGAACCCCGGCTCGTTCGAGCTGTGCTGGTCCTGCGGGAAATAA
- a CDS encoding autotransporter domain-containing protein, with amino-acid sequence MTKKNRVLPALLLSLFAGVGATTAQAQQFSNVYVFGDSLSDTGYYRPFLTSIGVPSALVSTLGRFTTNPGPIWAELIAQQYGVGALPSNVAGGTVYAQGGARVALPSASTPTGGAQRPVSTQVTEFLAASGGAADPNALYTVWAGANDIFQNLAALQAGAITADQLSANIQAAAAAEAGQIARLRAAGARYIMVFNLPNIGATPQFAGAGPVVQGQVTALSAGFNTALFAGLAGLQATGLRVIPVDTFALITEIMANPTAYGFTNTTGVACAPFPPFATTPSSQFCSGANLVAPNADQTYVFADGVHPTTASHRITADFVKSLLNGPVQMTLLPESALGARNAHVRSLRDGITTGQAAAQGQWTIFGSAVDGEYDIDPSRGVVGVGNDVRAVTGGVTVRASETLTLGLAAGRNEAKASFGNSAGNYRTRENAISVLGGVRLDGLFFDAALTYGDIEWNDIRRQFNIGNVVRTTTASTEGTNTSAYVGGGYDFQLDKFSIGPVASVMIQNVDMNGFEETGAGSANLRYGAFKRRSEVWSAGGRASITLGRWTPWVRVTVDKERRDDERFMSATPVSMATNNGYDLPGYQPDTSFITSNVGVTGQFSWGALGIAYYNVAKREGQSEEGFTASVAIRF; translated from the coding sequence ATGACGAAGAAGAACCGCGTTCTCCCCGCCCTTCTGCTTTCGCTTTTCGCCGGCGTCGGCGCGACCACCGCGCAGGCCCAGCAGTTCAGCAACGTGTACGTCTTCGGCGACAGCCTCTCGGATACGGGTTACTACCGGCCCTTCCTCACCTCGATCGGCGTCCCCTCGGCCCTCGTGTCGACCCTCGGCCGCTTCACGACCAACCCCGGCCCGATCTGGGCGGAGCTGATCGCGCAGCAATACGGCGTGGGCGCGCTGCCCAGCAACGTCGCGGGCGGAACGGTCTATGCGCAAGGCGGCGCGCGCGTCGCACTGCCTTCGGCCAGCACGCCCACCGGCGGCGCCCAGCGCCCGGTGAGCACGCAGGTCACCGAATTCCTCGCTGCGTCGGGCGGCGCCGCCGACCCGAACGCGCTCTACACCGTCTGGGCGGGTGCCAACGACATCTTCCAGAACCTGGCGGCACTGCAGGCCGGCGCGATCACCGCCGACCAACTCTCCGCGAACATCCAGGCCGCCGCTGCGGCCGAGGCGGGCCAGATCGCGCGCCTGCGCGCGGCCGGTGCCCGCTACATCATGGTGTTCAACCTGCCCAACATCGGCGCCACGCCGCAGTTCGCAGGCGCCGGTCCCGTGGTCCAGGGCCAGGTGACCGCGCTCTCCGCGGGCTTCAACACCGCGCTCTTCGCCGGCCTCGCGGGCCTGCAGGCCACGGGCCTGCGCGTGATCCCGGTCGATACGTTCGCGCTGATCACCGAGATCATGGCGAACCCCACGGCCTACGGGTTCACGAACACGACGGGTGTGGCCTGCGCGCCGTTCCCGCCGTTCGCCACCACGCCGAGCTCGCAGTTCTGCTCGGGCGCCAACCTGGTCGCGCCCAACGCCGACCAGACGTACGTCTTTGCCGACGGCGTCCACCCGACCACCGCCTCGCACCGCATCACCGCTGACTTCGTGAAGTCGCTGCTGAACGGCCCGGTGCAGATGACGCTGCTGCCCGAATCGGCACTCGGTGCGCGTAACGCGCATGTCCGCTCGCTGCGCGACGGCATCACCACCGGCCAGGCGGCAGCTCAGGGCCAGTGGACGATCTTCGGTTCAGCGGTCGATGGCGAATACGACATCGATCCCAGCCGCGGCGTCGTGGGTGTGGGCAACGACGTGCGTGCCGTCACCGGTGGCGTGACGGTTCGCGCCTCGGAGACGCTGACCCTCGGCCTCGCCGCCGGCCGCAACGAAGCGAAGGCGAGCTTCGGCAACAGCGCCGGCAACTACCGCACGCGCGAGAACGCGATCTCGGTCCTCGGCGGCGTGCGCCTCGACGGCCTGTTCTTCGATGCCGCGCTCACGTACGGCGACATCGAATGGAACGACATTCGCCGCCAGTTCAACATCGGCAACGTCGTGCGCACGACGACGGCCAGCACCGAAGGAACCAACACGTCGGCCTACGTCGGCGGTGGCTACGACTTCCAGCTCGACAAGTTCTCGATCGGCCCGGTCGCGAGCGTGATGATCCAGAACGTCGACATGAACGGCTTCGAGGAAACCGGCGCGGGCTCGGCCAACCTGCGCTACGGCGCGTTCAAGCGCCGCTCCGAGGTGTGGAGCGCCGGTGGCCGCGCCTCGATCACCCTCGGCCGCTGGACGCCGTGGGTGCGCGTGACGGTCGACAAGGAACGCCGTGACGACGAGCGCTTCATGAGCGCGACGCCGGTCTCGATGGCCACGAACAACGGCTACGACCTGCCGGGCTACCAGCCGGACACGAGCTTCATCACGAGCAACGTAGGCGTGACGGGCCAGTTCTCCTGGGGCGCGCTGGGCATCGCGTACTACAACGTCGCGAAGCGCGAAGGCCAGTCCGAGGAAGGCTTCACCGCCTCGGTCGCGATTCGCTTCTGA
- the ppsR gene encoding posphoenolpyruvate synthetase regulatory kinase/phosphorylase PpsR, whose protein sequence is MPHKRRVYFISDRTGLTVEALGSSLITQFDIVEFQRITLPFIDTVDKAREALAEVNQAHIDTGQRPLVFSSIVDDAVRAEINKANGLVLDVFERFIVPLESELGQKSLHLLGKSHSAGNVKDYNHRIEAINYTLSHDDGVTHRALDEADIILVGVSRSGKTPTCLYMAMQFGIKAANYPLIPEDLEANRIPPSLLPHKAKVWGLSITPDRLHQIRKERRPDSTYAALDNCRYEVAAAEKLMRQTGIPFLDSTTKSIEEIATHMLHEAHLVRRVY, encoded by the coding sequence ATGCCCCACAAGCGCCGCGTCTACTTCATCTCCGACCGCACCGGCCTCACGGTCGAAGCGCTCGGCTCCTCGCTCATCACGCAGTTCGACATCGTCGAGTTCCAGCGCATCACGCTGCCCTTCATCGACACGGTGGACAAGGCGCGCGAAGCCCTCGCCGAGGTGAACCAGGCGCACATCGATACCGGCCAGCGGCCCCTCGTGTTCAGCTCCATCGTGGACGACGCGGTGCGCGCCGAGATCAACAAGGCCAACGGGCTGGTGCTCGACGTCTTCGAGCGCTTCATCGTCCCGCTCGAATCCGAGCTCGGCCAGAAGTCGCTGCATCTCCTCGGCAAGAGCCACTCCGCGGGCAACGTGAAGGACTACAACCACCGGATCGAGGCGATCAACTACACGCTCTCGCACGACGACGGCGTCACCCACCGCGCCCTCGACGAGGCCGACATCATCCTGGTCGGTGTCTCGCGTAGCGGAAAGACCCCCACCTGCCTCTACATGGCGATGCAGTTCGGCATCAAGGCCGCCAACTACCCGCTCATCCCCGAGGACCTGGAAGCCAACCGCATTCCGCCCTCGCTCCTGCCGCACAAGGCAAAGGTGTGGGGCCTGTCGATCACGCCCGATCGCCTGCACCAGATCCGCAAGGAGCGCCGCCCCGACTCCACCTATGCCGCGCTCGACAACTGCCGCTACGAAGTCGCCGCGGCCGAGAAGCTCATGCGGCAGACCGGCATTCCCTTCCTCGACTCCACGACCAAGTCGATCGAGGAAATCGCGACCCACATGCTCCACGAGGCCCACCTCGTCCGTCGCGTGTACTAG